A part of Fusarium oxysporum Fo47 chromosome III, complete sequence genomic DNA contains:
- a CDS encoding rRNA (cytosine-C5-)-methyltransferase RCM1 — MSLYHEAAEILAGSSFEGGSLKSRVFKKKNLKSAPNQVYALVLESCKWSLILKEVIERSELLKLERKLTPTLSLLLVHDLLLAKKGIALPQGHGLRASIERHKGRISSEFKLARLRRKMPTLEALREQVERQCAGEEANYPRWVRVNAVKSTLEEQLETTFSKYTRATSIKEVVTNTGRLIYIDPHVPNLLAITAGIDLTKTEAYTTGKIILQDKASCFPAYLLDPRAEDGDLIDACSAPGNKTTHLAAILKEHMPESNAPEQTIYAFEKDSRRAQTLEKMVKIAGSKPVTKIGFGQDFLQVDPVAEKYKSVGALLLDPSCSGSGIVGRDSMPDLHLPEGISSTGKGPAAKQNGRKRKHEQTETPEDRIMIDDDGNETAIKSEKDLETRLEALSSFQLTLLLHAFKFPSAKRITYSTCSIHIQENERVVTKALESDIAKQRGWRILLRKDQVSGLREWPVRGLPEACGGDEDIAEACIRSYKDDGQGVMGFFVAGFVRPDVQNFGTTGNEGPYLRDDSGAIIRDMLGMPVLKTTGEHVSLTAKDDNSGDRKEEEEEEEEEEDEEEDEDSESESTSSTAAHDLNARQIAVDARQGTDTDEDEWEGLGD; from the exons ATGTCTCTTTATCATGAGGCAGCAGAGATCTTAGCGGGATCATCATTTGAAGGCGGAAGTCTCAAGTCGCGTGTTTTCAAGAAGAAAAATCTTAAATCCGCACCAAACCAAGTTTACGCCTTGGTGTTAGAGAGTTGCAAATGGAGCCTCATTCTGAAAGAAGTGATTGAGAGATCAGAGCTTCTGAAACTTGAGCGCAAG CTGACCCCGACGTTGTCATTACTTCTTGTACATGACCTTTTGTTGGCCAAGAAGGGAATTGCTCTTCCACAAGGCCATGGACTTCGGGCATCAATTGAGAGGCATAAAGGACGTATAAGCTCAGAGTTTAAGCTCGCACGGCTTCGGAGAAAGATGCCAACACTCGAGGCTTTGAGAGAGCAAGTTGAGAGACAATGCGCCGGCGAAGAAGCGAATTACCCTCGCTGGGTTCGTGTCAATGCTGTAAAGAGTACACTCGAAGAACAGTTGGAGACGACTTTCTCCAAGTACACAAGAGCCACATCCATCAAGGAGGTTGTCACGAACACTGGAAGACTCATATACATTGACCCACATGTGCCAAACCTTTTGGCCATCACTGCAGGAATAGATCTCACAAAAACAGAGGCGTACACAACGGGTAAAATCATTCTACAAGACAAAGCCTCTTGTTTCCCTGCTTATCTTTTAGACCCCAGAGCAGAGGATGGCGACCTGATCGACGCATGCTCTGCTCCTGGCAATAAGACAACTCACTTGGCAGCGATCCTCAAAGAACATATGCCCGAATCCAATGCGCCAGAGCAAACAATCTATGCATTCGAAAAAGATTCTCGACGAGCACAAACTCTGGAGAAAATGGTCAAAATTGCAGGTTCAAAGCCTGTGACAAAAATTGGATTTGGTCAAGATTTTCTACAGGTCGACCCTGTGGCAGAGAAGTACAAGTCAGTCGGAGCTTTGCTACTGGATCCAAGTTGCTCAGGGAGTGGAATTGTCGGGCGAGATTCGATGCCGGACCTTCACCTGCCCGAAGGTATCAGTAGCACAGGAAAGGGTCCCGCAGCAAAGCAAAACGGCCGCAAGAGGAAACATGAGCAGACAGAGACACCTGAGGACAGGATCATGATAGACGATGACGGTAACGAGACTGCCATCAAGTCGGAGAAGGATCTAGAAACACGCTTGGAGGCGCTGTCTTCTTTCCAACTGACGCTTCTATTACACGCCTTCAAATTCCCATCAGCAAAACGAATTACATACTCCACTTGTTCAATTCACATTCAAGAAAACGAGCGTGTTGTCACGAAAGCTCTTGAATCCGACATTGCGAAGCAAAGGGGTTGGCGCATTCTGTTGCGGAAAGATCAAGTTTCTGGTCTGAGAGAATGGCCCGTCCGAGGACTCCCTGAAGCCTGTGGGGGCGATGAAGATATAGCAGAAGCTTGCATTCGCTCTTATAAGGACGACGGGCAAGGTGTTATGGGCTTTTTTGTGGCTGGTTTTGTGAGGCCCGATGTACAGAATTTCGGGACTACCGGCAACGAGGGTCCTTACCTGCGAGACGATAGCGGTGCAATCATCCGTGACATGCTCGGTATGCCAGTCTTGAAAACGACTGGCGAGCATGTCTCTTTAACCGCAAAAGATGATAACAGTGGCGATagaaaggaagaggaagaggaagaggaagaggaagaggacgaggaggaagatgaagattcAGAAAGCGAGAGTACAAGCAGTACTGCAGCACATGATCTTAATGCTCGACAGATCGCCGTCGATGCACGTCAAGGAACTGACAcagatgaagatgagtgGGAAGGTCTTGGAGATTAA
- a CDS encoding uncharacterized protein (domain of unknown function-domain containing protein): protein MKSAFATAAAVLAGAASAAHETGTFAVLRFTNDQLTRGRMDPILFPGQTSTHVHHIMGGSGFSTKATGEDLQKSKCSNALVKGDNSNYWFPTLYFHDPKSGEFEDVEFDYFNAYYFFEKTHDDIKPFPVGLQIVAGDAMTRTMPKAGSKPNLDPSKGPVNPARMTCPRLNNDYTLPSWDAKSDGKMAGVGDPVNKGEGVGFPDRTCDGKYSPLRADIHFPSCYNPEAGLTDFKNNMAYPEDNDGYLDCPKGWIHVPHLFYEAYWRTDKFAGRWTEGEGKQPFVFSNGDVTGYSSHADFMAGWDEDLLQHIIDTCNAGTEGMDHCPGLTYGLNKGDCTIESEVDEKITGTLSKLPGNNPLSGFSYGDKAPSMPSGGDKESSPSKPSVQPSASKSASGEKTTAVELPGYTKPTSDSTGAHEEPVVPKPTLPSHPAVVSEAAAQATDVLSSAPKPTDIFDKPEKPKKCKTRVHTVWNTVTVTQTASVPVQTEAGTPSYKRDHVRRHAHHHGSGHNHLRRRSHLRR, encoded by the exons ATGAAGTCCGCTTTCGCTACCGCCGCTGCGGTTCTCGCCGGCGCCGCTTCTGCTGCTCACGAGACGGGTACCTTCGCCGTCTTGCGCTTCACCAACGACCAGCTCACTAGAGGTCGTATGGATCCCATCCTTTTCCCTGGTCAGACCTCCACTCATGTCCACCACATCATGGGTGGCAGTGGCTTCAGCACCAAGGCGACCGGAGAGGATCTCCAGAAGTCAAAGTGCAGCAATGCGCTTGTCAAGGGCGACAACAGTAACTACTGGTTTCCCACTCTTTATTTCCATGACCCCAAATCTGGGGAgtttgaagatgttgagttCGACTACTTCAATGCCTACTACTT CTTCGAGAAGACACACGATGATATCAAGCCTTTCCCTGTTGGTCTCCAGATCGTTGCTGGTGATGCTATGACCCGTACCATGCCCAAGGCTGGCAGCAAGCCCAATCTTGACCCTTCAAAGGGTCCTGTCAATCCTGCCAGAATGACTTGCCCCCGCTTGAACAACGATTACACGCTCCCATCTTGGGATGCCAAGTCTGATGGCAAGATGGCTGGTGTAGGTGATCCTGTCAACAAGGGTGAGGGTGTCGGGTTCCCTGATCGAACTTGTGATGGCAAATACTCTCCCCTCCGAGCTGATATCCACTTCCCCTCTTGTTACAACCCCGAGGCTGGCCTCACCgacttcaagaacaacatgGCCTACCCCGAGGACAATGACGGTTATCTCGACTGCCCCAAGGGTTGGATTCACGTTCCTCACCTTTTCTACGAGGCTTACTGGCGCACCGACAAATTTGCTGGCCGCTGGACTGAGGGTGAGGGCAAGCAGCCCTTCGTCTTTTCCAATGGCGACGTTACCGGATACAGCAGCCATGCCGACTTCATGGCCGGTTGGGACGAAGACCTCCTCCAGCATATCATTGACACCTGTAACGCTGGTACCGAGGGTATGGACCACTGCCCAGGCCTCACCTATGGCCTCAACAAAGGTGACTGCACCATTGAGTCCGAGGTCGATGAAAAGATTACCGGCACCTTGAGTAAACTCCCTGGAAACAACCCTTTGAGTGGATTTTCTTATGGCGACAAGGCCCCTTCAATGCCCTCCGGCGGCGACAAGGAGAGTAGCCCCAGCAAGCCCTCTGTCCAACCCTCCGCCAGCAAGTCGGCTTCTGGGGAGAAGACCACTGCCGTTGAACTTCCCGGCTACACCAAGCCAACTTCTGATTCCACTGGTGCCCATGAGGAACCAGTTGTTCCTAAGCCTACTCTACCTTCCCACCCTGCAGTTGTGTCCGAGGCGGCTGCTCAAGCAACTGATGTTCTCTCCAGTGCCCCTAAGCCAACCGACATCTTCGACAAGCCTGAAAAGCCCAAGAAGTGCAAGACTAGAGTTCATACCGTCTGGAACACCGTGACAGTCACACAGACAGCCAGTGTGCCTGTCCAGACTGAGGCTGGCACTCCTAGCTACAAGAGAGATCATGTTCGACGACATGCTCACCACCATGGCAGTGGACACAACCACCTCCGCCGCCGTAGCCACCTCCGCCGCTAA